GTGGGTATTCAGGTACAAAAAGAAGAAAAGTTATTGGCTTATAATGAAAGTTTTTTAAATGTTGCAAAATCAGAAATTACTGACAAAATGATTTTAAAAAACTTTTTTATGGCATTAAAGATTGTTAATGTAAACGGAGATAATGTTGAAATTGATGCTGAGTTAACAACAGAAAGTATTAATATCATAAAATCTTCAATGAGAGAAAATTTGGAAAAAATATTAAAAGATGTTTTTGGAAGATATGTAAATTACATTATTAATAGTGTAAAAAAAATAAAAAAACAAGATAATGATTTTGATGCAAATGTCGGCGCAATAAAGAAAAATGTAGTAAAAAACATTAAAAATAATCAAAGTTTTTTAGTTGACTTTACTTTTAAAAATTACATTGAATCCGAATTCAATAAAGACGTTGTCAAGATGGCAAAATCATTAGTAAATGGTGAATTAAATCCCTTCAATGTTGTTTTTATTTTTGGCAATTCTGGATTAGGTAAAACTCACTTATTCAACGCTATTGGCAATGAATTGATAAAACAAGATAAATCAGTAATTTACATAAACCCAACCAATTTTGTCACAGAAATATCAATACTTCTTCAAGAAAATAATCAAAAAAAAATATACTCAAGAATAAAAGAACTTAATGAAGTTTCTGTGTTGATGTTTGATGATTTTCAAAATTATGGTCAAGGTAACAAAAAATCAACCTTAAATGTGATAAATCAGATTCTTGACCACAGGTTAAACTCCCCTGACAAATATACGCTTTTCGCTTCTGATAAACAAGTTTCTGCTCTAAATACCATGTTTGAAAGAAGACTTATTACAAGATTAACACAAGGTTTACAGCTTGAAATTAAGCCTCCTAAACAAGCTGACTTATTAAAAATATTAGAATATTTCATAACTATTAAAAAATTAAGCCCTGAAAATTGAGAAATTGAGGCCAAAAACTTTGTTACTCGAAATTTTAAAGAATCAATTAGAAGTTTAATTGGTGCAATTGACAGACTAGCTTTTTACGGAAAAGCTATACAAGAAAATACTAATGGCAAATATACCGAAGCAATTGTAAACAACATACTTTCGTCAATTGCTAATAACAAAGAACGAGTTACTCCAGATGTTATTTTAGATTATGTTTCGAAATATTATAAAGTTGCTAA
The genomic region above belongs to Mycoplasmopsis bovigenitalium and contains:
- the dnaA gene encoding chromosomal replication initiator protein DnaA, with protein sequence VGIQVQKEEKLLAYNESFLNVAKSEITDKMILKNFFMALKIVNVNGDNVEIDAELTTESINIIKSSMRENLEKILKDVFGRYVNYIINSVKKIKKQDNDFDANVGAIKKNVVKNIKNNQSFLVDFTFKNYIESEFNKDVVKMAKSLVNGELNPFNVVFIFGNSGLGKTHLFNAIGNELIKQDKSVIYINPTNFVTEISILLQENNQKKIYSRIKELNEVSVLMFDDFQNYGQGNKKSTLNVINQILDHRLNSPDKYTLFASDKQVSALNTMFERRLITRLTQGLQLEIKPPKQADLLKILEYFITIKKLSPENWEIEAKNFVTRNFKESIRSLIGAIDRLAFYGKAIQENTNGKYTEAIVNNILSSIANNKERVTPDVILDYVSKYYKVAKKEIIGKSRKQDIVVARHIAIYIIRTELELPLEKIGKFFGNRDHTTILNAINKIENNKDLTDQATNRAIAAISDEIYKLQ